From a region of the Candidatus Polarisedimenticolaceae bacterium genome:
- a CDS encoding aminotransferase class V-fold PLP-dependent enzyme: MTEAEIRAEFPGAASVAYFNAASATLVPTCVAQAVERTLRAQVERGVHTWADDMRRVEGTRSAIARLIGAAPAEIAFAANTGEAISKVADGFAWRDGDEVVLGDLEYPANVYPWAVQRDRGVGLRVVRSEGGRLTASRLIDAIGPRTRVLTVSQVQFSTGYRVDLARLGEACRRHDVLLVVDAIQGLPVYPVDVKALGIGALAAEGRKWLMGPSGTGFLYLAPEWLDRIRPRAAGALSVTGAGDMLRWVRELDASGQLDLGPLWRPGSGRFEPGYPNVPGIAGLGAALELAARIGLETIRARVERHVERLVAGLAERGLPVHGPVSPDERSGIVSFGGVPDPDLWCRELGARGISLGVRDGWLRAAPHVYTADADVDRLFASIDALSRGGLAV; the protein is encoded by the coding sequence GTGACCGAGGCGGAGATCCGGGCGGAGTTCCCGGGGGCGGCGTCGGTCGCGTATTTCAACGCGGCCTCGGCAACCCTCGTGCCCACGTGCGTCGCGCAGGCCGTCGAGCGGACGCTGCGCGCGCAAGTGGAGCGCGGCGTGCACACCTGGGCCGACGACATGCGTCGGGTCGAGGGCACGCGCAGCGCGATCGCGCGGCTGATCGGTGCGGCCCCGGCGGAGATCGCCTTCGCGGCGAACACGGGGGAGGCGATCTCGAAAGTCGCCGACGGGTTCGCGTGGCGCGACGGGGACGAGGTGGTTCTCGGCGACCTCGAGTACCCCGCGAACGTCTACCCGTGGGCGGTGCAGCGCGATCGCGGCGTGGGACTGCGCGTCGTCCGTTCGGAGGGGGGGCGGCTCACGGCATCGCGATTGATCGACGCGATCGGACCGCGGACGCGCGTGCTGACGGTGTCGCAGGTCCAGTTCTCGACCGGGTACCGCGTCGATCTCGCACGTCTCGGAGAGGCGTGCCGCCGGCACGACGTGTTGCTCGTCGTCGACGCGATCCAGGGGCTGCCGGTCTACCCGGTCGACGTGAAGGCCCTGGGGATCGGCGCGCTGGCGGCCGAGGGGAGGAAGTGGCTCATGGGGCCGTCGGGAACCGGGTTCCTCTACCTGGCCCCGGAGTGGCTCGACCGGATCCGTCCCCGCGCCGCGGGAGCGCTGTCGGTCACGGGGGCGGGGGACATGCTCCGATGGGTGCGGGAGCTCGACGCCTCCGGCCAGCTCGACCTGGGTCCGTTGTGGCGCCCCGGCTCCGGGAGGTTCGAGCCCGGATACCCGAACGTCCCCGGGATCGCGGGGCTCGGCGCGGCGCTCGAGCTCGCGGCGCGGATCGGCCTCGAGACGATCCGCGCCCGGGTCGAGCGTCACGTGGAACGGCTCGTCGCGGGGCTGGCCGAGCGAGGGCTTCCCGTCCACGGTCCCGTCTCCCCGGACGAGCGTTCGGGGATCGTCTCCTTCGGGGGGGTCCCGGACCCGGACCTGTGGTGCCGCGAGCTCGGCGCTCGGGGGATCAGCCTGGGGGTTCGCGACGGGTGGCTCCGGGCGGCCCCCCACGTCTACACGGCGGATGCCGACGTGGACCGGCTCTTCGCGTCGATCGACGCCCTGTCGCGGGGCGGCCTCGCGGTATAG
- a CDS encoding MFS transporter, whose translation MLLARLNPWKGVGVLPRGMWVLSGTMLINRLGTMVLPFLLLYLTEHLHYDASTAALVLTCFGLGSIVAAPLAGRLADRIGPLSIMRASLFLTAAVLFAFPWFSSLLPVLAGTVVFAVVSESYRPASLALVTEIVPVELRKAAYSLNRLAINLGMSVGPALGGFIADRSFDALFWVDGGSALAAGLVLALVPLGAAAAERRKAARESAASERSAPVHTDLRFLAFLIGSTLLAAAFFQHIGAMPLYLVRDLGFTKSFYGLMFTLNTVVIVILEVRLNFMTSHWSHRRSLWLGSTLVASGLGLLAVATAPWAIAGTVLVWTFGEMILLPSMSNFVADMAPPDRRGEYMGWYTMSWGVAFSFGPSLGTVVLDAWGPHVVWPATFLAAIAGGALMARREDNLPGAAPAAGAEA comes from the coding sequence GTGCTGCTCGCCCGCCTCAATCCCTGGAAAGGTGTCGGCGTCCTGCCGCGCGGGATGTGGGTCCTGTCCGGCACGATGCTCATCAACCGGCTCGGCACGATGGTGCTGCCGTTCCTGCTTCTTTATCTGACCGAGCACCTCCACTACGACGCGAGCACCGCGGCGCTCGTCCTGACCTGCTTCGGCCTAGGCTCCATCGTGGCGGCTCCCCTCGCGGGTCGCCTCGCGGACCGCATCGGCCCGCTCTCCATCATGCGCGCCTCGTTGTTCCTGACCGCGGCGGTCCTTTTCGCCTTCCCGTGGTTCTCGTCGCTCCTGCCGGTCCTCGCGGGCACGGTCGTCTTCGCCGTCGTCTCGGAGTCGTACCGGCCGGCGAGCCTCGCGCTCGTCACCGAGATCGTGCCGGTCGAGTTGCGCAAGGCGGCGTATTCCCTGAATCGTCTCGCCATCAACCTCGGGATGAGCGTCGGCCCCGCCCTGGGCGGGTTCATCGCCGACCGGTCGTTCGACGCCCTGTTCTGGGTGGACGGCGGCTCCGCTCTCGCCGCGGGGCTCGTGCTGGCACTCGTCCCGCTCGGCGCCGCCGCCGCCGAGCGCAGGAAGGCGGCCCGGGAGTCGGCCGCCTCGGAGCGGTCGGCACCCGTCCACACCGACCTGCGTTTCCTGGCGTTCCTGATCGGCTCGACGCTTCTCGCCGCGGCGTTTTTCCAGCACATCGGCGCGATGCCGCTCTACCTCGTCCGCGACCTGGGGTTCACGAAGTCGTTCTACGGGCTGATGTTCACCCTCAACACGGTCGTCATCGTGATCCTCGAGGTGCGGCTCAACTTCATGACGTCGCACTGGTCGCATCGGCGCTCGTTGTGGCTCGGGTCGACCCTCGTCGCCTCGGGGCTCGGCCTGCTCGCGGTCGCGACGGCTCCGTGGGCGATCGCGGGGACGGTCCTCGTCTGGACCTTCGGCGAGATGATCCTTCTCCCCTCCATGTCCAATTTCGTCGCCGACATGGCCCCCCCCGACCGCCGCGGCGAATACATGGGCTGGTACACGATGTCCTGGGGCGTCGCTTTTTCGTTCGGCCCCTCGCTCGGCACCGTGGTGCTCGACGCGTGGGGCCCCCACGTCGTCTGGCCGGCGACGTTCCTCGCGGCGATCGCGGGCGGAGCGCTGATGGCGCGTCGCGAGGACAACCTGCCGGGCGCCGCTCCCGCGGCCGGCGCGGAGGCATGA
- a CDS encoding HDIG domain-containing protein yields the protein MDSRLPPRDEAIALLHAWTEGPGLRKHAYAVEAAMRAHAARVGGDADAFGLAGLLHDFDYERYPSLEDHPFRGQEVLEERGYPEWFRRAILAHAPHTGVVPESDLERCLFASDELCGFLTACALVTPNKSLHELKPESVRKRMKDKAFARSVSRDDIVKGAEGIGMELDAHIAFVIDALRAVAADLGLAGRA from the coding sequence ATGGACTCCAGACTTCCTCCGCGCGACGAGGCGATCGCCCTGCTGCACGCCTGGACCGAAGGACCGGGGCTGCGCAAACACGCGTACGCCGTGGAGGCGGCGATGCGCGCGCACGCCGCCCGCGTCGGCGGCGACGCCGACGCCTTCGGCCTCGCCGGACTGCTCCACGATTTCGACTACGAGCGGTATCCGTCGCTGGAGGACCACCCGTTCCGCGGGCAGGAGGTGCTCGAGGAGAGGGGGTATCCGGAGTGGTTCCGCCGCGCGATCCTCGCGCACGCGCCGCACACCGGAGTCGTCCCCGAGAGCGACCTCGAACGGTGTCTGTTCGCCTCCGACGAGTTGTGCGGCTTCCTGACCGCCTGCGCGCTCGTCACCCCGAACAAGTCGCTGCACGAGCTCAAGCCCGAGTCGGTGCGCAAGCGGATGAAGGACAAGGCCTTCGCCCGCAGCGTCAGCCGCGACGACATCGTCAAGGGGGCCGAGGGGATCGGCATGGAGCTCGACGCGCACATCGCCTTCGTGATCGACGCGCTCCGGGCGGTCGCCGCCGATCTCGGCCTCGCGGGGCGTGCGTGA